A stretch of the Bradyrhizobium arachidis genome encodes the following:
- a CDS encoding molecular chaperone: protein MTAPEKLVSRRARLKRAADEIDRARAREYALLATLLSRAPDTLLVGRLALLRRNATPLGTAHAALGEAAGRSNEASVRREYFDLFLGLGQGLLLPYASYYLTGSLYGRPLARLRETFQLLHIERTMDSEPEDHIAVLCEIMAGLISGDIDGPVGSDREFFETHLATWASRLFVDLERAESADFYGPVGSVGRIFMEIETEALLFTA, encoded by the coding sequence ATGACGGCGCCAGAAAAGCTCGTCTCTCGTCGAGCGCGGCTGAAGCGCGCGGCCGATGAGATCGATCGCGCCCGTGCGCGGGAATACGCACTATTGGCCACCTTGCTCTCACGCGCTCCTGATACCCTACTGGTTGGCCGTCTCGCCTTGCTGCGGCGCAATGCAACCCCGTTGGGAACAGCCCATGCGGCTCTCGGTGAAGCCGCGGGCCGATCCAACGAAGCAAGCGTGCGCCGCGAATACTTCGATTTGTTCCTCGGCCTCGGGCAAGGGCTGCTGCTGCCGTACGCCTCTTATTACCTGACCGGCTCCTTGTATGGCCGCCCGCTAGCGAGACTGCGTGAAACCTTTCAGCTTCTCCACATCGAGCGGACGATGGATTCCGAGCCCGAGGATCACATTGCAGTTCTTTGTGAGATTATGGCGGGGCTGATCAGCGGAGATATCGATGGTCCGGTTGGGTCCGACCGTGAATTCTTCGAAACGCATTTAGCCACATGGGCCAGCCGCCTTTTTGTCGATCTGGAACGGGCGGAATCGGCCGACTTCTACGGTCCCGTTGGCTCGGTCGGACGAATCTTTATGGAAATCGAAACTGAGGCTCTATTGTTTACCGCCTAA
- a CDS encoding DUF3305 domain-containing protein, whose translation MRSTALVSIPVGVVIERRRANSIWVEFLWRPVCVLAGKPSADPWTPLDTQPERMLFYAGDAVIELHRTETTYYRDNLLSGEPKLWVALRSTGSEPPYELLTVTVDPAEGEGLTDAGSNLVETVPMPRDIADSVSRFIAMHHVERPFVKRRRQPPELARREEGRGNEK comes from the coding sequence TTGAGATCGACAGCACTTGTGAGCATTCCGGTAGGGGTCGTGATTGAACGGCGCCGGGCGAACAGCATTTGGGTCGAGTTTCTGTGGCGGCCGGTCTGCGTGCTCGCCGGCAAACCTTCAGCTGATCCCTGGACGCCGCTCGATACGCAACCGGAGCGGATGTTGTTTTACGCCGGTGACGCCGTGATCGAATTGCATCGAACGGAAACAACCTATTACCGCGACAACCTCTTATCCGGGGAACCCAAACTGTGGGTGGCATTGCGATCCACGGGATCAGAGCCACCCTATGAGCTTCTCACAGTGACCGTCGATCCAGCGGAGGGCGAGGGACTCACGGATGCCGGGAGCAATCTCGTCGAGACGGTACCAATGCCTCGGGACATCGCGGATAGCGTCAGCCGATTCATCGCCATGCACCACGTCGAGCGGCCGTTCGTCAAGCGGCGTCGTCAGCCGCCTGAACTAGCGCGTCGTGAAGAGGGGCGGGGGAACGAGAAATGA
- a CDS encoding 4Fe-4S dicluster domain-containing protein: protein MLGVFKDGLIQDEAPKKAALQAAAAVPMPDVPFVQVESAGVVLVYGRDETAVDAGELLKDHLDVTVLMRPAASIVSPGATDFPVAKGKIAIAKGHLGTFDLTIDEFAQTVPSGDTLLFGPSRDGARSRCDIILDLSGGSPLFTADDLRDGYLRADPRSRAAVLEAVLKARDLTGAFEKPRYIAFDPSRCAHSRSGIVGCTRCLDLCPAGAITPAGAHVAIDPNICAGCGQCAAACPTGAASYAMPPQDALMRKLRAMLLAYREAGGVDPIVLVHDDVHGAPMIDALTRFGEGLPAHVLPLAVNEVTQVGLENVAAAFAYGASGMRFLLRAKPRHDVSGLRRTLSFAEPILAGLGFDALRVATIETDDPDVLSRVLRETVSMPAAPRPATFRATGGKRDVLRFALSELHRAAPAPVDVIALPKGAPFGTVEVDVNGCTLCLSCVSSCPTGALRDDPERPMLRFVEDACVQCGLCQATCPEHVITLKPQIDFRAARAPARVLKEEEPFCCIHCNKPFGIKSTIERVVTRLEGSHWMYPGSSRRLDLIKMCENCRVAAVSQENFDPYGAPGRRKRTTEDYLRERAEAANRESQA, encoded by the coding sequence ATGCTAGGTGTATTTAAAGATGGTCTGATCCAAGATGAAGCGCCAAAGAAGGCTGCACTGCAGGCGGCGGCGGCTGTGCCGATGCCGGATGTGCCTTTCGTTCAGGTCGAGAGTGCCGGTGTTGTCCTTGTGTATGGACGGGACGAGACCGCGGTCGACGCCGGAGAGCTGCTTAAGGATCATCTCGACGTTACTGTCCTGATGAGGCCAGCCGCCTCGATCGTTTCTCCTGGAGCAACCGATTTCCCGGTGGCGAAAGGAAAGATCGCAATTGCCAAGGGCCATCTCGGCACTTTTGATCTCACTATCGATGAGTTCGCACAAACTGTGCCGTCGGGTGACACATTGCTCTTCGGGCCTTCGCGCGATGGCGCGCGGTCGCGTTGCGACATCATCCTCGATCTTTCCGGCGGATCGCCACTGTTCACTGCGGATGACCTTCGCGACGGCTATCTGCGTGCCGATCCGCGTAGCCGCGCCGCGGTGCTGGAGGCGGTGCTCAAGGCGCGCGATCTCACAGGCGCTTTCGAAAAGCCCCGTTACATCGCGTTCGACCCGTCGCGGTGCGCGCATTCGCGCTCGGGGATCGTAGGTTGCACGCGTTGTCTAGACCTCTGCCCGGCGGGCGCCATCACGCCAGCGGGCGCTCACGTGGCGATCGATCCGAATATCTGTGCCGGTTGCGGGCAATGCGCGGCCGCTTGTCCAACCGGTGCGGCTTCCTATGCGATGCCGCCGCAAGATGCGCTGATGCGAAAGCTGCGAGCCATGCTGCTTGCCTATCGCGAAGCTGGCGGGGTCGATCCGATCGTCTTGGTTCATGATGACGTGCACGGCGCGCCGATGATCGATGCGCTGACGCGGTTTGGCGAGGGTTTGCCGGCACATGTGCTACCGCTCGCCGTCAATGAGGTCACCCAGGTCGGGCTCGAGAATGTCGCGGCGGCCTTTGCCTATGGCGCGTCCGGAATGCGATTCCTGCTTCGTGCCAAACCGCGCCACGACGTGTCGGGATTGAGGCGGACCCTCTCATTTGCAGAGCCCATTCTGGCAGGACTTGGCTTCGACGCGTTACGCGTAGCAACGATTGAGACGGACGATCCGGATGTACTGAGTCGCGTGTTGCGCGAGACTGTCTCGATGCCTGCGGCTCCGCGTCCGGCGACCTTTCGGGCGACCGGGGGCAAGCGCGATGTGTTGCGCTTCGCGCTGAGCGAGCTCCATCGAGCGGCTCCCGCACCCGTCGATGTCATCGCGCTTCCCAAAGGAGCGCCGTTCGGGACGGTGGAGGTCGACGTCAACGGCTGCACGCTCTGCCTTTCCTGCGTATCGTCGTGTCCAACCGGTGCGCTGCGGGATGATCCGGAGCGGCCAATGCTCCGCTTTGTCGAAGATGCGTGCGTGCAATGCGGACTGTGCCAGGCAACCTGTCCCGAGCATGTCATCACCCTGAAGCCCCAGATCGATTTTCGTGCAGCCAGGGCCCCTGCGCGCGTGCTCAAAGAGGAAGAGCCATTTTGCTGCATCCACTGCAACAAGCCGTTCGGGATCAAGAGTACCATCGAACGCGTGGTGACGAGACTTGAAGGCAGCCACTGGATGTACCCGGGTTCATCGCGCCGCTTGGACCTCATCAAGATGTGCGAGAACTGCCGGGTCGCCGCCGTCTCGCAAGAGAATTTCGATCCTTATGGCGCCCCTGGTCGACGGAAGCGCACCACGGAGGACTATTTGCGAGAGCGTGCCGAGGCAGCCAATCGAGAGTCACAGGCGTGA
- a CDS encoding formate dehydrogenase subunit gamma, which translates to MRCPASIFAVVFFSATLAAPAFAQKLGPDGAPNPTASVISEHDLLKLMSRAHGQIDIPDSKAAVLIQPMGRTWDYFHEVLLHWGGATVIIGMILALTAAYLVMGPLRISGGRSGKKLLRFKAFERFSHWLTAVSFVLLGLTGLNITFGKIVLLPVIGPEAFSDLSQFAKYVHNFTSLSFVVGLILIVVIFFRDNLLQRVDIDWLKQGGGFIKSKHAPAGRFNLGEKMVYWFSMAAGVAVSVSGFLLLFPFYGTNIAEMQFAQVVHAVVAVLFIALILAHIYIGTLGMEGAFEAMGTGEVDVNWAKEHHDLWFAQQQARENPSAMPAE; encoded by the coding sequence ATGAGGTGTCCTGCATCTATCTTCGCCGTCGTGTTCTTCTCGGCGACCTTGGCTGCTCCCGCATTTGCGCAGAAGCTCGGACCGGATGGGGCGCCTAACCCGACCGCGAGCGTCATTAGTGAGCATGATCTGTTAAAGCTCATGTCTCGCGCTCACGGGCAGATCGACATTCCCGACTCTAAGGCCGCCGTACTGATTCAACCGATGGGACGGACGTGGGACTATTTCCACGAGGTATTGCTGCATTGGGGTGGCGCCACTGTGATCATCGGCATGATCCTGGCGTTGACCGCAGCCTATCTTGTCATGGGGCCGCTCCGGATTTCGGGCGGCCGGTCGGGAAAGAAACTACTCCGCTTCAAGGCGTTTGAAAGGTTTTCGCATTGGCTGACCGCCGTTTCATTCGTTCTTCTTGGGCTCACCGGACTCAATATCACTTTCGGCAAGATCGTCTTGCTGCCCGTGATTGGGCCAGAAGCCTTTTCCGACCTGTCGCAATTCGCGAAGTACGTACACAATTTTACAAGCCTGTCATTCGTCGTCGGCTTGATCCTGATTGTGGTGATCTTCTTCAGGGACAATCTTCTGCAGAGGGTTGATATCGACTGGCTCAAGCAGGGCGGCGGGTTCATCAAATCGAAGCATGCGCCTGCCGGTCGGTTCAACCTCGGCGAAAAAATGGTCTACTGGTTTTCCATGGCAGCCGGCGTAGCAGTATCCGTTTCGGGCTTTCTATTGTTGTTTCCCTTCTATGGAACGAACATCGCCGAGATGCAGTTCGCCCAGGTCGTACATGCTGTCGTTGCCGTGCTATTCATCGCTTTGATCCTCGCCCACATCTATATCGGTACGCTTGGCATGGAGGGTGCGTTTGAAGCGATGGGCACAGGCGAGGTCGATGTCAACTGGGCAAAGGAACATCACGACCTCTGGTTCGCGCAACAGCAAGCGCGCGAGAACCCGTCGGCAATGCCGGCGGAGTAA
- the fdh3B gene encoding formate dehydrogenase FDH3 subunit beta: protein MARMKFLCDADRCIECNACVTACKNENEVPWGINRRRVVTINDGKPGERSVSMACMHCTDAPCASVCPVNCIYSTDDGIVLHSKDLCIGCGYCFYACPFGAPQYPKVGNFGSRGKMDKCTYCAGGGGSEEPGSAAEFEKYGSNRFGEGKLPLCAEMCSTKSLLAGDGEIIAQIYKERVLKRGYGSGAWGWVTAYRENVEI, encoded by the coding sequence ATGGCGCGTATGAAATTCCTTTGCGACGCTGACCGTTGCATTGAGTGCAATGCCTGCGTCACCGCTTGCAAGAACGAGAATGAAGTACCTTGGGGAATCAACCGCCGACGTGTCGTTACCATCAATGACGGTAAGCCCGGCGAACGTTCCGTCTCGATGGCCTGCATGCATTGCACTGACGCACCGTGCGCTTCCGTCTGCCCCGTCAACTGCATCTATTCGACGGACGATGGCATCGTACTGCATTCGAAGGATCTGTGCATCGGCTGCGGCTACTGTTTCTACGCTTGCCCATTTGGTGCTCCGCAGTATCCAAAGGTCGGTAATTTCGGTTCACGCGGAAAGATGGATAAATGCACTTACTGCGCAGGCGGTGGTGGTAGCGAAGAGCCGGGCAGCGCGGCAGAGTTCGAAAAGTACGGCTCCAATCGATTCGGCGAAGGCAAATTACCGCTGTGTGCGGAGATGTGCTCCACAAAGTCGTTGCTGGCCGGCGACGGCGAGATCATCGCGCAAATCTATAAGGAGCGGGTCCTAAAGCGCGGTTACGGCTCAGGTGCCTGGGGCTGGGTGACCGCTTACCGCGAGAATGTAGAGATCTGA
- a CDS encoding formate dehydrogenase subunit alpha, whose protein sequence is MEGTSFASSSAERSAAGLDRRTFLGRSGVAVGALAVLGDLPLSGIRKAEAGPPAPAGAAVTTRKNFCTHCSVGCSVIAKVANGVWIGQEPDYDSPINRGSHCCKGAAVRDDVLGQRRLRYPVKLVDGKWTRLSWEKAIDEIGDKLLQIREKSGPDSVYWLGSAKFTNEAAYLNRKLAAFWGTNNSDHQARICHSTTVTGVANTWGYGAMTNSYNDIRNAKTILIMGGNPAEAHPVSLQHILEGKELNRANMIVIDPRMTRTAAHATEYVRVRPGTHIATIYGMLWHIFQNGWEDKEFLSQRVYGVDEIRKEVAKWTPEEVERVTGLPEAQVRHVAEIFAKQKPATLIWAMGQTQFTTGTANVRASCILLLATGNVGHPGDGANIFRGHTNVQGATDLGLDVTTLPLYYGLTQEAWKHWCRVWEVDYDWIASRFPSKTLMEAPGITSTRWFDATLLPKDQVTQPDNVQAMFVMGHGVNTITRMPEAKRGIEKLELLVVCDPYPTAWSVLSERKDGIYLLPACTSFEMDGSRTASNRSLQWGEKIVDPVFESKNDYDTMYMLARKFGFADRMFKNIKVENGAVSAEDILREINRGGWSTGYCGQSPERLKAHMKNQAKFDLVTMRAPKDDPEVGGDYYGLPWPCWGTPEFKHPGTPILYNTNLPVKEGGGTFRARFGVERIVKRKVMENGQEVEKEEHDNLLAEGSYSVGSEIRDGYPEFTLAVLKKLGWDKDLTPREMDMIRRVNPANPDTVSWSLDLSGGIQRVAIEHGCSPYGNGKARMIAWNLPDPIPVHREPIYTPRPDLVADYPTLPDAKQFRVPNIGFTVQKSAVDRAVAEQFPLILSSGRLVEYEGGGEETRSNKWLAELKQEMFVEINPADATVRGIKDGGWVWVTGAESRAKTRMKALVTERVGKGVAWMPYHFAGWFEGRDLRAKYPQGADPFVLGESANTLTTYGYDPATGMQEPKATLCQIRAA, encoded by the coding sequence ATTGAAGGGACGTCTTTCGCGTCGTCGTCAGCGGAGCGGTCGGCCGCAGGCCTGGATCGCCGCACTTTCCTTGGGCGTTCCGGTGTTGCCGTCGGGGCGCTCGCAGTGCTTGGAGACCTGCCGCTAAGCGGTATCCGAAAGGCGGAAGCCGGTCCGCCCGCGCCGGCGGGCGCTGCGGTTACGACACGCAAGAATTTTTGTACACATTGCTCGGTTGGCTGTTCGGTCATTGCGAAAGTCGCCAACGGCGTATGGATCGGGCAGGAGCCCGACTATGACAGTCCGATTAACCGCGGATCGCATTGCTGCAAAGGCGCCGCGGTTCGTGACGACGTGCTGGGCCAGCGTCGGCTGCGTTACCCCGTCAAGCTTGTGGACGGCAAATGGACACGCTTATCCTGGGAAAAAGCTATCGACGAGATCGGCGACAAACTTCTTCAGATTCGCGAAAAGTCCGGACCGGACTCGGTGTACTGGCTTGGATCGGCCAAGTTCACCAACGAGGCGGCCTATCTAAACCGCAAACTTGCGGCTTTCTGGGGAACCAACAATTCCGACCACCAGGCGCGTATCTGTCATTCCACCACAGTCACCGGCGTAGCCAATACCTGGGGCTATGGCGCAATGACCAACAGCTACAACGATATCCGCAATGCCAAGACCATATTGATCATGGGCGGCAATCCTGCGGAGGCGCATCCGGTTTCGCTCCAACATATTCTCGAAGGGAAGGAATTAAACCGCGCCAATATGATCGTCATCGATCCGCGCATGACACGGACGGCCGCACACGCGACTGAGTACGTTCGCGTGCGCCCCGGCACCCACATCGCTACGATCTACGGCATGCTTTGGCACATTTTCCAGAATGGCTGGGAGGACAAGGAATTTCTCAGCCAGCGTGTTTACGGCGTCGACGAAATCCGCAAAGAGGTCGCCAAGTGGACACCTGAGGAAGTTGAGCGCGTAACCGGCTTGCCCGAAGCACAAGTTAGGCACGTTGCCGAGATATTCGCCAAGCAAAAGCCTGCGACACTGATTTGGGCGATGGGGCAAACGCAGTTCACGACGGGTACAGCCAACGTTCGCGCCAGTTGCATTCTGCTGCTGGCGACCGGCAACGTCGGACATCCCGGAGACGGCGCGAATATTTTCCGCGGCCATACAAATGTGCAGGGCGCCACCGATCTCGGTCTCGATGTGACAACGTTGCCGCTTTACTACGGCCTCACCCAGGAGGCCTGGAAGCATTGGTGCCGGGTATGGGAGGTGGACTACGACTGGATCGCTTCACGGTTCCCGAGCAAGACGCTGATGGAAGCCCCGGGAATCACAAGCACGCGCTGGTTCGACGCGACTTTGCTGCCGAAGGATCAGGTGACGCAGCCGGACAACGTGCAGGCGATGTTCGTCATGGGGCATGGCGTCAACACGATCACCCGAATGCCGGAAGCCAAACGAGGGATCGAAAAGCTCGAACTGCTGGTCGTGTGCGATCCTTATCCGACGGCCTGGTCGGTGCTCTCGGAACGCAAGGACGGCATCTATCTCCTGCCGGCCTGCACCAGCTTCGAGATGGATGGGTCGCGGACCGCCTCAAATCGCTCGCTGCAATGGGGCGAAAAGATCGTGGACCCGGTGTTCGAATCGAAGAACGACTACGACACGATGTACATGCTCGCCCGCAAGTTCGGCTTCGCCGACCGGATGTTCAAGAACATCAAGGTCGAGAACGGGGCGGTATCGGCGGAGGACATCCTGCGCGAGATCAACCGCGGCGGCTGGTCCACCGGCTATTGCGGCCAGTCGCCGGAGCGCCTCAAGGCTCACATGAAGAATCAGGCCAAGTTCGATCTGGTCACCATGCGAGCGCCGAAGGACGACCCGGAGGTAGGCGGAGACTATTACGGCCTACCGTGGCCGTGCTGGGGAACGCCCGAGTTCAAGCACCCGGGGACGCCCATCCTTTACAACACCAATCTGCCGGTTAAAGAGGGCGGCGGTACCTTCCGCGCCCGGTTCGGTGTCGAACGCATCGTCAAGCGCAAGGTGATGGAGAACGGGCAGGAAGTCGAGAAAGAAGAGCACGACAATCTGCTGGCTGAGGGCTCCTATTCAGTCGGTTCTGAAATCAGGGACGGTTATCCGGAATTTACCCTGGCCGTACTGAAGAAGCTCGGTTGGGACAAGGACCTCACGCCGCGGGAAATGGATATGATCCGGCGTGTGAACCCCGCCAATCCCGACACGGTATCGTGGTCGCTGGATCTTTCCGGTGGAATTCAACGCGTTGCGATCGAGCATGGCTGTTCCCCTTACGGCAATGGCAAGGCGCGCATGATCGCCTGGAATTTGCCTGACCCGATTCCAGTGCACCGCGAACCAATCTATACCCCCCGTCCAGATCTCGTTGCGGATTATCCGACGCTGCCGGATGCCAAACAGTTCCGTGTGCCCAACATCGGTTTCACGGTGCAGAAGTCTGCCGTCGACAGGGCTGTCGCCGAACAGTTTCCGCTGATCCTCAGTTCAGGGCGGCTTGTCGAATATGAGGGCGGCGGTGAGGAGACGCGGTCCAACAAGTGGCTCGCCGAGTTGAAGCAGGAGATGTTTGTGGAGATCAATCCTGCGGATGCGACCGTTCGGGGAATCAAGGATGGCGGATGGGTGTGGGTGACCGGAGCTGAAAGCCGCGCGAAAACCCGCATGAAAGCACTCGTGACCGAAAGGGTCGGCAAGGGTGTCGCGTGGATGCCATATCATTTCGCCGGCTGGTTCGAAGGCAGGGACCTGCGCGCGAAATATCCGCAAGGTGCGGATCCTTTCGTCCTTGGCGAAAGCGCAAATACGCTTACGACCTACGGATACGATCCGGCGACGGGCATGCAGGAGCCCAAGGCCACCCTTTGTCAAATCAGAGCTGCGTAG